From Amycolatopsis sp. cg9, one genomic window encodes:
- a CDS encoding amidase family protein has translation MSVALEDATLAVLASRLRSGHLRSAELVEGCLARIESERDLNAVVERDAGGARRAAREADRLLRTDAAAAGPLCGLPVTVKRTFEVLGYPHLEQDVAPGTEFGRPATRDAAVVAAARTAGAIVVGRTNAPPRAADIDTWHPAFGRTTHPAGPGLSPGGSSGGSAAAVAAGHTTFDIASDDAGSARIPAQLCGVYALRPTLGAISAFGHVPGPLTDAEAPGTLCVSLITRHAADLGFLWRALGPGAAGGASGPVAVVLTDRGAPMSPAVGETLRAAVARLRSAGHRIDDVDLPVDLAENWLLCQQLLYTDENPADDDLEGAHGLPEPTSDATPIEIAWWCAGLSPRRRHGLRCARAALRARWQQFFAGYTALLTPVMGLAALAPRNRRVPLLVDDVVIDGADVPTFSLSVWCALASVAGLPAATMPVRDPVTGTAAAFQVLAGHGREAALLDVVERLSAALADPAPSRRGGS, from the coding sequence GTGAGCGTCGCGCTGGAGGATGCGACGTTGGCCGTGCTGGCCTCGCGGCTCCGATCGGGTCACCTCCGCAGTGCCGAACTCGTCGAAGGCTGCCTGGCGCGCATCGAGTCGGAGCGTGACCTCAACGCCGTGGTGGAGCGGGACGCCGGCGGCGCGCGGCGCGCGGCGCGGGAGGCGGACCGCCTGCTGCGCACGGACGCGGCCGCCGCGGGACCGCTGTGCGGGTTGCCCGTCACGGTCAAACGCACCTTCGAGGTCCTCGGCTACCCGCACCTCGAGCAGGACGTCGCTCCCGGGACGGAGTTCGGCCGCCCGGCCACGCGGGACGCGGCGGTGGTCGCCGCCGCGCGCACGGCGGGCGCGATCGTGGTGGGGCGGACCAACGCACCGCCCAGGGCGGCCGACATCGACACCTGGCACCCGGCGTTCGGCCGGACCACGCACCCCGCCGGCCCCGGGCTGAGCCCGGGCGGATCATCGGGCGGATCGGCGGCCGCGGTCGCCGCCGGGCACACGACGTTCGACATCGCCAGCGACGACGCCGGATCCGCGCGGATCCCGGCCCAGCTCTGCGGGGTGTACGCCCTCCGGCCGACGCTGGGCGCCATCTCGGCGTTCGGGCACGTCCCCGGTCCGCTCACGGACGCGGAGGCACCCGGGACGCTCTGCGTGTCACTGATCACCCGCCACGCGGCGGACCTCGGATTCCTGTGGCGGGCGCTGGGACCCGGCGCCGCCGGAGGAGCGAGCGGGCCGGTCGCCGTGGTGCTCACCGATCGTGGGGCCCCGATGTCCCCGGCAGTCGGGGAAACCCTGCGGGCGGCCGTGGCGCGGCTCCGGTCGGCGGGACACCGGATCGACGACGTCGACCTCCCCGTCGACCTGGCCGAGAACTGGCTCTTGTGCCAGCAGTTGCTCTACACCGACGAGAACCCGGCCGACGATGACCTGGAGGGCGCGCACGGCCTTCCCGAACCGACGTCCGACGCCACACCCATCGAGATCGCCTGGTGGTGCGCGGGCCTGTCGCCCCGCCGCCGGCACGGGCTCAGGTGTGCGCGAGCGGCGCTGCGTGCGCGCTGGCAGCAGTTCTTCGCCGGGTACACCGCGCTGCTGACACCGGTCATGGGGCTGGCCGCGCTGGCGCCGCGCAACCGGCGGGTCCCGCTCCTCGTCGACGACGTCGTCATCGACGGCGCCGACGTGCCCACCTTCTCCCTGTCCGTGTGGTGTGCGCTGGCCAGCGTGGCCGGGCTGCCAGCCGCGACCATGCCGGTCCGCGACCCCGTGACCGGCACCGCCGCCGCCTTCCAGGTGCTCGCCGGCCATGGTCGTGAGGCCGCGTTGCTGGACGTGGTGGAACGCCTGTCGGCGGCACTCGCCGACCCGGCGCCGTCCCGGCGAGGCGGGTCATGA
- a CDS encoding amino acid adenylation domain-containing protein, with the protein MTAAPDDPVVPASAGQRQIWLAEQLRLRDLGVVGATYSTAEALTVDAELHRPSLSAALRRLAERHEILRTTVEMRDGALAQRVHPGPPVDVEWADLRGRGDHAAEFTRLTTASLERPFPLDRPSPWRALVAEADGATHVALILHHIAADGWSVALLLDDLAACYLAALGAGPEPAPPARTYRRFSEEQRLEAVEGERDASTAYWREAMRDAPATSAPPWLGPLPREAVTARAAQHFLPLSPQRYESVRRVAAGNHVTPYVVFLSAFVLALTRSVRRRDVVTALPSANRDDDEYHDVVGPFATLLPVRVRLPGTVSPGALVRLTADTVADVTKHQGLPLEEIVSCALAHTSARVDMPLFQTVALPRDWREPERTFAGVPARMVWTAAPAPKYHFAVSFPTNARDSRFVVEYDVHRYDRAMAEAFGRALDSALDEVLGGEEITVLGVPPAGTTDTTIHDQVAALARFDPDHPAVVAGRDWCSYGELDARARAAAAGLARRGVRDGDVVGIRLGRGVDFVVAVLACLHAGAAYVATDPSWPLPRIQQVLTEAAVAATIVPDDLVPGDLVPDGPPVAGLAELEDHGTAHPADLPAVGAGAPCYVCFTSGSTGVPKGAVVTHRSVLRLTAADQDFALDWTDRMAHQANLAFDATTWELWGALLVGATVVVGVDDPAPADYAALMSDCTTAFLPTGLFAELVRHSACQAAIAGLRVVGVGGGALPPGATEPILRAGRGQFNFYGPAESTATATSGSLAARTPWNTVPIGHPVHGTRAYLLDDDLRPVADGEIGDLYLAGAGLALGYRNDPRQTAERFLPDVAAPGERMYATGDRARRLGDGGLDYVGRVDNQVKIRGFRVEPGELEAALLSRPGVREAYAGLDGQGRLAAALRADPGVDPLRLMAELRATLPDYLVPHRITLADRLPLTRNGKVDVAALLRTTGQSAAGTSAGTPDGLLGEVIEIWAAVLDVPIRHDTEFFAAGGDSLTALRLLWLCGERFGVEPRPSDLYAHSTPAAFTAVLAERMGHRDEPA; encoded by the coding sequence GTGACGGCGGCACCGGACGATCCCGTGGTGCCGGCCTCCGCCGGGCAACGGCAGATCTGGCTGGCCGAACAGCTCCGCCTTCGCGACCTCGGGGTCGTCGGCGCCACCTATTCGACCGCCGAGGCGCTGACCGTCGACGCCGAGCTGCACCGGCCGTCCCTGAGCGCGGCCCTACGCCGGCTCGCGGAGCGCCACGAGATCCTGCGCACCACGGTGGAGATGCGCGACGGCGCGCTCGCGCAGCGGGTCCACCCCGGCCCGCCGGTGGACGTCGAATGGGCCGACCTGCGCGGGCGCGGTGATCACGCCGCCGAGTTCACCCGGCTGACGACCGCCTCGCTCGAACGGCCCTTCCCGCTCGACCGGCCGTCGCCGTGGCGGGCGTTGGTCGCCGAAGCGGACGGGGCCACCCACGTCGCGCTGATCCTGCACCACATCGCCGCCGACGGCTGGTCCGTCGCGCTCCTCCTCGACGACCTCGCCGCGTGCTACCTGGCCGCCCTCGGGGCCGGGCCGGAGCCGGCGCCGCCGGCCAGGACCTACCGCCGGTTCAGCGAGGAACAGCGGCTCGAGGCCGTCGAAGGCGAGCGTGACGCGTCGACCGCGTACTGGCGCGAGGCCATGCGGGACGCCCCGGCGACGTCGGCTCCGCCGTGGCTGGGTCCGCTGCCGCGCGAGGCGGTGACCGCCAGGGCCGCGCAGCACTTCCTGCCCCTTTCCCCGCAGCGGTACGAGTCCGTTCGCCGCGTGGCGGCGGGCAACCACGTCACGCCCTACGTCGTCTTCCTGTCCGCCTTCGTCCTGGCGCTGACGCGGTCGGTGCGGCGACGGGACGTGGTGACCGCGCTGCCGTCGGCGAACCGGGACGACGACGAGTACCACGACGTCGTCGGGCCGTTCGCGACGCTGCTGCCGGTCAGGGTGCGGTTGCCGGGGACCGTCTCACCGGGCGCCCTGGTGCGGCTGACGGCCGACACCGTCGCGGACGTGACCAAGCACCAGGGCCTCCCGCTCGAGGAGATCGTCTCGTGCGCTTTGGCGCACACCTCGGCACGCGTGGACATGCCGCTGTTCCAGACCGTCGCCCTTCCCCGGGACTGGCGGGAGCCGGAACGCACGTTCGCCGGTGTCCCGGCCCGCATGGTGTGGACGGCCGCACCGGCGCCCAAGTACCACTTCGCGGTGTCGTTCCCCACCAACGCGCGGGACAGCCGTTTCGTCGTCGAGTACGACGTCCACCGCTACGACCGGGCGATGGCCGAGGCTTTCGGCCGCGCGCTCGACAGCGCACTGGACGAGGTGCTCGGTGGGGAGGAGATCACCGTCCTGGGCGTGCCGCCCGCCGGCACCACCGACACGACCATCCACGACCAGGTCGCGGCACTGGCCCGGTTCGACCCCGACCATCCCGCCGTCGTCGCGGGGCGGGACTGGTGCTCGTACGGCGAACTGGACGCCCGCGCCCGCGCCGCGGCGGCCGGACTGGCTCGCCGGGGAGTGCGTGACGGGGATGTCGTCGGCATCAGGCTGGGCCGCGGCGTCGACTTCGTCGTCGCCGTGCTGGCCTGCCTGCACGCGGGAGCGGCGTACGTTGCCACCGATCCGTCCTGGCCGCTGCCGCGGATCCAGCAGGTGCTCACCGAGGCGGCGGTCGCGGCCACCATCGTGCCGGACGACCTCGTACCCGGTGACCTCGTGCCGGACGGTCCTCCCGTCGCGGGGTTGGCGGAGCTCGAAGACCACGGCACCGCGCACCCCGCCGACCTGCCCGCTGTCGGCGCCGGGGCACCGTGTTACGTCTGCTTCACGTCCGGGTCCACCGGCGTCCCCAAGGGAGCCGTCGTGACGCACCGCTCGGTGCTCCGGCTGACCGCCGCCGACCAGGACTTCGCCCTCGACTGGACCGATCGCATGGCACACCAGGCGAACCTGGCCTTCGACGCCACCACCTGGGAGCTGTGGGGTGCGCTGCTGGTCGGCGCCACGGTCGTGGTCGGTGTCGACGACCCCGCGCCCGCCGACTACGCGGCACTGATGTCCGACTGCACGACCGCCTTCCTGCCGACGGGCCTCTTCGCCGAGCTGGTGCGGCACTCCGCCTGCCAGGCCGCCATCGCCGGACTGCGCGTGGTCGGGGTGGGCGGCGGTGCGCTGCCCCCGGGAGCCACCGAGCCGATCCTGCGGGCGGGCCGCGGGCAGTTCAACTTCTACGGACCCGCCGAGTCCACGGCGACCGCGACCTCCGGTTCGTTGGCGGCCCGCACCCCGTGGAACACGGTCCCGATCGGGCATCCCGTCCACGGCACCAGGGCCTACCTCCTCGACGACGACCTGCGTCCGGTCGCCGACGGCGAGATCGGCGACCTCTACCTGGCCGGCGCCGGCCTCGCCCTCGGCTACCGGAACGACCCCCGGCAGACGGCGGAACGGTTCCTGCCCGACGTGGCGGCGCCCGGCGAGCGGATGTACGCGACCGGCGACCGGGCGCGCCGGCTCGGCGACGGTGGCCTGGACTACGTGGGCAGGGTCGACAACCAGGTGAAGATCCGAGGTTTCCGGGTCGAGCCCGGTGAGCTCGAGGCTGCGCTGCTGAGCCGGCCCGGTGTCCGCGAGGCCTACGCCGGGCTCGACGGCCAGGGCCGGCTGGCCGCCGCGCTGCGTGCCGACCCGGGCGTGGACCCGCTGCGGCTCATGGCGGAACTGCGCGCGACCCTGCCGGACTACCTGGTGCCGCACCGCATCACCCTGGCGGACCGGCTTCCGCTGACCCGCAACGGAAAGGTCGACGTCGCCGCCCTGCTGCGCACGACGGGGCAGAGCGCGGCGGGGACCTCGGCGGGAACCCCGGACGGCCTGCTCGGCGAGGTCATCGAGATCTGGGCCGCCGTGCTCGACGTACCCATCCGGCACGACACGGAGTTCTTCGCCGCGGGCGGCGACTCGCTGACGGCCCTGCGGCTGCTGTGGCTGTGCGGGGAACGGTTCGGCGTGGAGCCGCGGCCATCGGACCTGTACGCGCATTCGACACCGGCGGCGTTCACCGCGGTGCTCGCCGAGCGAATGGGGCACCGCGATGAACCGGCCTGA
- a CDS encoding MbtH family protein produces the protein MTENGELRYVVVVNDEEQYSIWPDGRQVPAGWRVVGEPAGREDCLDRIAELWTDMRPASVRQAR, from the coding sequence ATGACCGAGAACGGCGAGCTCCGGTACGTGGTCGTCGTGAACGACGAAGAGCAGTACAGCATCTGGCCGGACGGGCGGCAGGTGCCCGCCGGCTGGCGAGTGGTCGGCGAGCCCGCCGGACGCGAGGACTGCCTGGACCGGATCGCGGAGCTGTGGACGGACATGCGTCCGGCGTCCGTGCGGCAGGCCCGTTGA
- a CDS encoding AMP-binding protein — MTRHTIATEADLPAATADVTVLDRWQDAAEPRGGRTALRDNDMTRDHAEVREIALRRAAHLLRGGLRAEDRLAVVLGSGVEQATWLAAAVLAGGCAVPIGLNQPESRLRTLVDLARPRLVITDRDTRRLAGRHESLDGGFPGIAGPADLPRPGPAQAAYICFTSGTTGRPKGVVVTHEALAHTSGRIAAHLGLDARPRTHVLAASWSFDVAMMDLWLALTTGGTLFVPGRDALLGSALPLTLSGAEAPVLHTVPSLFASVSEADLRGLPPDTTIMTGGEPVPTATLRLLASAYDVRVVYGITETAVISTIARADPGTRPESVGRPLSGVDCEVVDAALRAVPDGTLGELLIGGPVVARGYLGDPVGTAPRFVPRDGGDRWYRSGDLVRRHPDGALTFHGRVDHQVKIRGHRVEPAEVEAVLLGVPGVREAAVVVRDDPSGAPALVAHLAGDGLDVATIRRESSARLPGWMVPRVIAVQPALPLGATGKVDRRALPEPVWDAAAPVAGGSGPGAAAMSKTERAVGRLWQQVLGTGEVTGEANFVDLGGHSLKAAQLSTALQDALGVAVPVPDVLAASNLRELSQEIERLRDASAPSGPAPGEVRQAVSSATRLLWLHQTLIGDVGVYNLVVAVRVRGPVRPTALQRALRLAEQTHPALRTWYEFDGDAVVAVEAPPSNRPLAVRSGSAEQAVRDAGRVALGTGGRPVWTYELFTEEPGESVLLLAFHHVAVDGVALHELLRWIAAAYSATVRPGGEMPRFPARDTASSAGNPDAAFWAEMFRQAPAPALLPGQRTEGEITDVAGWCRPVALAGISASRLRRLAAARGATVQAAVLSAFVRTLARVTDQSDVTVGVALTRRGVDVSHEAVGQFVSVLPVRFRLPADLDAVGCLEVAVRTVHDAQRHCATDPQAVLTAARTGQVRWAAQPFHVNFSWEDDLAPLDFEGCETTWSVEFNGWSDAELTFDLMRRGDDVVGRVVGRQATTAEVRTEAFLADLTRCLHELMDDLARERRHDG, encoded by the coding sequence ATGACGAGACACACCATCGCCACCGAAGCGGACCTGCCCGCTGCCACGGCCGACGTGACCGTGCTGGACCGCTGGCAGGACGCGGCGGAGCCTCGGGGCGGCCGGACCGCGTTGCGGGACAACGACATGACCCGCGATCACGCCGAGGTCCGCGAAATCGCCCTGCGGCGGGCCGCGCACCTGCTGAGGGGCGGCCTGCGCGCGGAAGACCGGCTCGCGGTCGTGCTGGGGTCGGGGGTGGAGCAGGCCACCTGGCTGGCGGCGGCCGTGCTCGCGGGCGGCTGCGCGGTCCCGATCGGCCTGAACCAACCGGAAAGCCGGCTGCGGACGCTGGTCGACCTGGCCCGGCCGCGGCTGGTGATCACCGACCGGGACACGCGGCGGCTGGCAGGCAGGCACGAGAGCCTCGACGGCGGTTTCCCCGGGATCGCGGGCCCCGCCGACCTGCCCCGGCCGGGCCCCGCGCAGGCCGCCTACATCTGCTTCACCTCCGGCACCACCGGCAGGCCCAAGGGCGTCGTGGTGACGCACGAGGCGCTCGCCCACACTTCCGGCCGGATCGCGGCGCACCTCGGCCTCGACGCGCGACCCCGCACCCACGTGCTCGCGGCGTCCTGGTCGTTCGACGTCGCCATGATGGACCTCTGGCTGGCACTGACGACCGGTGGGACGCTGTTCGTGCCGGGCCGCGACGCCTTGCTCGGCTCCGCGCTGCCGCTGACGTTGTCCGGTGCCGAGGCGCCGGTCCTGCACACCGTGCCGAGCCTGTTCGCGAGCGTCTCCGAAGCCGACCTGCGCGGGCTCCCGCCGGACACGACGATCATGACCGGCGGGGAGCCGGTGCCCACGGCCACGCTGCGACTGCTGGCGTCCGCCTACGACGTGCGTGTGGTGTACGGGATCACCGAGACCGCCGTCATCTCGACCATCGCCCGCGCGGACCCCGGCACGCGGCCGGAGTCCGTCGGACGGCCACTGTCCGGAGTGGACTGCGAGGTGGTGGACGCGGCGCTGCGGGCGGTGCCCGACGGCACGCTGGGGGAGCTGCTGATCGGCGGTCCCGTCGTGGCCAGGGGATACCTCGGCGACCCAGTGGGTACCGCGCCGCGTTTCGTCCCCCGCGACGGCGGGGACCGGTGGTACCGGAGCGGCGACCTGGTGCGACGTCACCCGGACGGCGCACTCACCTTCCACGGCCGCGTCGACCACCAGGTGAAGATCCGGGGCCACCGCGTGGAACCCGCCGAGGTGGAGGCGGTGTTGCTTGGCGTCCCCGGCGTGCGGGAGGCCGCGGTCGTCGTGCGTGACGACCCGTCCGGCGCGCCCGCCCTGGTCGCGCACCTGGCCGGCGACGGTCTCGACGTCGCGACGATCCGACGGGAGAGCAGCGCCCGCCTGCCCGGCTGGATGGTGCCCCGCGTGATCGCCGTCCAGCCCGCCCTGCCGCTCGGCGCGACCGGGAAGGTCGATCGCCGGGCGCTGCCCGAGCCGGTGTGGGACGCCGCGGCCCCGGTGGCCGGCGGCTCCGGGCCCGGCGCCGCCGCGATGAGCAAGACGGAGCGGGCCGTCGGCAGGCTCTGGCAGCAGGTGCTGGGCACCGGCGAGGTGACCGGCGAGGCCAACTTCGTGGATCTCGGCGGCCACTCGTTGAAGGCGGCGCAGCTCAGCACGGCGCTGCAGGACGCGCTCGGGGTCGCGGTCCCCGTCCCGGACGTCCTCGCGGCGTCGAACCTGCGGGAGCTGTCCCAGGAGATCGAGCGCCTGCGGGACGCGTCGGCGCCATCCGGCCCGGCGCCAGGGGAAGTCCGGCAGGCGGTGTCCTCGGCGACGCGGCTGCTGTGGCTGCACCAGACCCTGATCGGCGACGTCGGCGTCTACAACCTCGTGGTCGCCGTGCGGGTGCGGGGTCCGGTCCGGCCCACCGCCCTCCAGCGGGCGCTGCGACTCGCCGAGCAGACCCATCCCGCGCTGCGCACCTGGTACGAGTTCGACGGCGACGCGGTCGTGGCTGTCGAGGCGCCGCCGTCGAACCGGCCACTCGCGGTTCGCTCCGGCTCCGCCGAGCAGGCCGTCCGGGACGCGGGACGCGTGGCCCTGGGTACCGGCGGGCGTCCCGTGTGGACCTACGAACTGTTCACCGAGGAACCCGGGGAGTCGGTGCTGCTGCTCGCCTTCCACCACGTGGCCGTGGACGGCGTCGCGCTGCACGAGCTGTTGCGGTGGATCGCGGCGGCCTACTCCGCGACGGTGCGGCCCGGCGGGGAGATGCCGCGGTTCCCGGCCCGGGACACCGCGTCCTCGGCCGGGAATCCGGACGCGGCGTTCTGGGCGGAGATGTTCCGGCAGGCCCCCGCGCCGGCGCTCCTGCCGGGTCAGCGAACCGAGGGCGAAATCACGGACGTGGCCGGCTGGTGCCGGCCGGTGGCACTGGCCGGGATCAGCGCTTCCCGGTTGCGGCGCCTCGCCGCCGCACGCGGAGCGACGGTGCAGGCGGCCGTGCTGTCGGCGTTCGTCCGGACGCTCGCCCGCGTGACGGACCAGTCCGACGTCACCGTCGGAGTCGCCCTCACCCGGCGTGGCGTCGACGTGAGCCACGAGGCGGTCGGCCAGTTCGTCAGTGTGCTGCCGGTCCGCTTCCGGTTGCCGGCGGACCTGGACGCCGTGGGCTGCCTCGAGGTGGCGGTTCGCACCGTGCACGACGCGCAGCGACATTGCGCGACAGACCCGCAGGCCGTCCTGACGGCCGCGCGGACCGGCCAGGTCCGGTGGGCGGCGCAACCGTTCCACGTGAACTTCTCCTGGGAGGACGATCTCGCGCCCCTGGACTTCGAGGGGTGCGAGACCACCTGGTCGGTCGAGTTCAACGGCTGGTCCGACGCGGAGCTGACCTTCGACCTGATGCGGCGCGGCGACGACGTCGTCGGGCGGGTCGTCGGCAGGCAGGCCACCACCGCGGAGGTCCGGACCGAGGCGTTCCTCGCGGACCTGACCCGGTGCCTGCACGAACTGATGGACGACCTGGCACGAGAGCGGCGACATGACGGATGA
- a CDS encoding acyl-CoA dehydrogenase family protein: protein MSGRNGTAVAVGTDAGTLITRLCLAKLAPGAERLAALDDHLTAGPCAVPEAGRAAHEAFLAVATARDYLESVAGWLAGRRSFGGPLTESPVLRQRLAWATVALAAADAVLAAPAEYGVDPAVCAARDCVSACEQVHGAAAVFDARPGIVHALAARRLRRASAGPRPAVSRNDVCERLAARLPALTDGDAAARARRLVAELERIRPVTATTLRDELTVAEAMARYLTPGLVGRVLAHRNITATFLAGAGAAPAAAALLPSAADGSVLTALAVTEPHAGSDLAGLTSSVRHNGPTLVLEGTKTYVTGGADADALLVAARTDVAGTVLVWVDPARPGVTRLPLAGRAWQDGGIARLDIRSYEVPGRAVHPGDGASALLHGLGRERLMLAAQQLAYARRWLAELPGHRRDLADRAAAAGALLRQAVAGSGTPSLVDCGMVKLACCEVAVDVAEARLAQLSTVDNEAAAGSLLEDHAAARAATVAAGTTDLNLAIVEGKVTAMFRAGRGGPP, encoded by the coding sequence ATGAGCGGGCGGAACGGTACGGCGGTGGCGGTCGGGACGGACGCGGGAACGCTGATCACGCGGCTGTGCCTGGCCAAGCTCGCGCCCGGTGCGGAGCGGCTCGCCGCGCTCGACGACCACCTGACCGCCGGGCCCTGCGCGGTGCCCGAGGCCGGACGTGCGGCGCACGAGGCGTTCCTCGCCGTCGCCACCGCCAGGGACTACCTCGAAAGCGTCGCCGGGTGGCTGGCCGGCCGCCGCTCGTTCGGCGGTCCCCTGACCGAGAGTCCCGTGCTGCGGCAACGACTCGCCTGGGCGACGGTCGCCCTGGCCGCCGCGGACGCCGTGCTCGCGGCGCCGGCCGAGTACGGCGTCGACCCGGCGGTGTGCGCCGCCCGTGACTGCGTCAGCGCCTGCGAACAGGTGCACGGCGCGGCGGCGGTCTTCGACGCGCGACCCGGCATCGTGCACGCGCTGGCCGCCCGCCGCCTCCGCCGGGCGTCCGCCGGCCCGCGCCCGGCCGTGTCGCGCAACGACGTGTGCGAACGGCTCGCCGCCCGGCTCCCGGCGCTGACGGACGGCGACGCCGCTGCCAGGGCGCGGCGGCTGGTCGCGGAACTGGAGCGGATCCGCCCGGTCACCGCGACGACGCTGCGGGACGAACTGACCGTGGCCGAGGCCATGGCGCGCTACCTGACGCCCGGACTCGTCGGCCGGGTGCTGGCGCACCGGAACATCACGGCGACGTTCCTGGCCGGAGCCGGCGCGGCCCCCGCGGCCGCGGCACTGCTGCCCTCGGCGGCGGACGGCTCCGTGCTCACCGCGCTGGCGGTCACCGAACCGCACGCCGGCAGCGACCTCGCCGGGCTCACCAGTTCCGTCCGGCACAACGGGCCGACCCTCGTGCTGGAGGGGACCAAGACGTACGTGACCGGTGGGGCCGACGCCGACGCCCTCCTGGTCGCGGCGAGGACGGACGTCGCGGGGACCGTGCTCGTCTGGGTGGATCCCGCTCGTCCCGGCGTCACCCGGCTGCCGCTGGCCGGACGGGCCTGGCAGGACGGTGGGATCGCGCGGCTCGACATCCGCTCGTACGAGGTGCCCGGCCGGGCCGTTCATCCCGGTGACGGGGCGAGCGCCCTGCTGCACGGGCTCGGCCGGGAGCGGTTGATGCTCGCCGCCCAGCAGCTCGCTTACGCGCGCCGGTGGCTGGCCGAACTTCCCGGCCACCGGCGCGACCTGGCGGACCGGGCCGCCGCTGCCGGGGCCCTGCTGCGGCAGGCGGTCGCGGGTTCCGGCACACCGTCGCTGGTCGACTGCGGCATGGTCAAGCTGGCCTGCTGCGAGGTCGCCGTCGACGTCGCCGAGGCCAGGTTGGCGCAACTGTCCACTGTGGACAACGAAGCCGCTGCCGGGTCCCTTCTCGAAGACCATGCCGCGGCGCGGGCCGCCACCGTCGCCGCGGGCACCACGGATCTCAACCTCGCCATCGTGGAGGGAAAGGTCACCGCCATGTTCCGTGCCGGAAGAGGTGGACCACCGTGA
- a CDS encoding acyl-CoA dehydrogenase family protein, with amino-acid sequence MTALRFEPDVPLGEVLDTARTELRKLSAWLDVTGDFPVAVARVLSDSGLTALCLPRALGGRGAGLRELVTAVEQVAAVDAATAWCTFIMGTAPWLLCRAEPELVDEVYARPDSRVAGVLAPTGTLTPVDGGFTLTGRWTFGSAVNACDWVAVHAVIAEDGVRRSAFALVPTADLSYREPWDGMGLRASGSGAFGITDLPVPRHRLVASLSSTPGWPDPVFRVPFRATFAACAAVLVGIAAEALAVFTDLAPKKRGTFGADTLSRLPHVQSLVAECWGDLHSARALLHTSVDELEDACTAGAPTPRQQAQLRIAMNTVRSHCLRVVDRVHHAAGGSAAVDGSRFAQLLRDAHTASQHHMFSEAITALAGSVLLGETVPEGNL; translated from the coding sequence GTGACCGCACTGCGGTTCGAACCCGACGTGCCGCTCGGGGAGGTCCTCGACACGGCCCGCACCGAGCTGCGGAAACTGTCCGCCTGGCTCGACGTCACCGGTGACTTCCCGGTGGCGGTGGCACGCGTGCTGTCCGACAGCGGACTCACCGCGTTGTGCCTGCCTCGGGCGCTCGGTGGCCGGGGCGCCGGCCTGCGGGAGCTGGTGACGGCCGTCGAACAGGTGGCGGCCGTCGACGCCGCGACCGCCTGGTGCACCTTCATCATGGGCACCGCGCCGTGGCTGCTGTGCCGGGCGGAGCCGGAGCTGGTCGACGAGGTGTACGCGAGGCCGGACAGCCGCGTCGCGGGTGTGCTCGCCCCCACCGGCACCCTCACCCCGGTCGACGGCGGGTTCACCCTCACCGGACGGTGGACCTTCGGCAGTGCCGTCAACGCCTGCGACTGGGTCGCGGTGCACGCGGTCATCGCCGAAGACGGCGTGCGGCGTTCCGCGTTCGCCCTCGTGCCCACCGCCGACCTCTCCTACCGGGAACCGTGGGACGGCATGGGCTTGCGCGCCTCGGGAAGCGGCGCGTTCGGCATCACGGATCTGCCGGTGCCCCGCCACCGCCTCGTCGCGAGCCTCAGCAGCACACCCGGCTGGCCCGATCCGGTCTTCCGCGTCCCGTTCCGCGCGACGTTCGCGGCCTGCGCCGCCGTCCTGGTCGGGATCGCCGCCGAGGCGCTCGCCGTCTTCACCGACCTCGCGCCGAAGAAACGCGGCACGTTCGGCGCTGACACGCTTTCGCGGCTGCCCCACGTGCAGAGCCTGGTCGCGGAGTGCTGGGGAGACCTGCACAGCGCACGCGCGTTGCTCCACACGTCCGTGGACGAGCTGGAAGACGCCTGCACGGCCGGTGCGCCGACGCCTCGACAGCAGGCACAACTGCGCATCGCGATGAACACGGTGCGGTCGCACTGCCTGCGCGTGGTCGACCGCGTCCACCACGCGGCGGGCGGCAGCGCCGCCGTGGACGGCTCGCGGTTCGCGCAGTTGCTCCGCGACGCCCACACGGCCAGCCAGCACCACATGTTCAGCGAGGCGATCACGGCACTGGCGGGTTCGGTCCTCCTGGGGGAGACCGTTCCGGAGGGCAATCTATGA
- a CDS encoding phosphopantetheine-binding protein, with protein sequence MSATEEAIGEIWCEVLGIPEAGPEDNFFGLGGNSLNAMQAVARIRRTLACPRLKLSDVFQAATLREQARRVEELSSPAPS encoded by the coding sequence GTGTCGGCGACCGAGGAGGCGATCGGCGAGATCTGGTGCGAGGTCCTCGGGATCCCCGAGGCGGGCCCGGAGGACAACTTCTTCGGGCTGGGGGGCAACTCGCTCAACGCCATGCAGGCGGTGGCCAGGATACGGCGCACCCTGGCGTGTCCTCGGTTGAAGCTGTCGGACGTGTTCCAGGCCGCCACGCTGCGCGAGCAGGCCCGGCGGGTGGAGGAGCTCTCCTCCCCGGCGCCGTCATGA